ATTAGTCTTATAAGCTGAACAAAAATCCAGTTCTTCTATCAGAATAAGATCAGATATAAAATCGTTTCGGAGATCATCATTTATTGATGGATAAGTTTTCTCTACTGCCACACCTCGAACTTGTAGTATTTTAGGCTTCATCAGAATTAAGGTTATTTACAAAAAGCTTTTAAATTCTGATTTTTAACGTCATTTCTCCTCTTTCATTAAGACGAACTTCAATCCTTCAATTTCTTTCTAGATTCTCGAATGTCTTCTTCTGGTGGCAAGTCTTCTGGGCGAATGTTGTTTTCGTTTAAAGTGTTTCTGATGCTTCGGTTTGCTTGCTGATGCTCTTCTGTAATTTCATCTTGGCTCTGCAAGTCTTTTTGGTTGATGTTTGCTTCTGTAATGAGGTTAGAAAAGTTCTTGGCTGCTAAAGTGATTTTAGGTAAAAAATCTTCAACTTCTCTCCCCTCAGGAATATTCATTTTCTCCCTCAACTCAGCATTCGACATATTAAACAATTCGGAGTCACCCGCTTCAGCAATTTCACGGAAACCCTGTTCATCAATCCCCCGCTGAAAAATAGCATTTTGCAAAGTGCCTTTGCTCTCTTCCAGTTCTTTTAGGGCTGTAATTCTTTCTGTAATTTTAATTCGCTCTTCTAGTAATTCGTGTTTGCGCGTTTGCAAAGCAAAATAACTTTGGGCGAAAGCAATCTCTTCTTTTCTAGGGTCTCCGTTTTGTGCAACAAGATAACAGGCATACCTACTCAACAGGTAATCTTTGATAATTCGCTCTCCACCGCGAGGCATTTGTGATGTTTTGTCTACGCCGACAAAATGTGCTGTAACACTCTCAGCGCTGTTTTTACAAGCTTCTTCAGCTTTTTTAATGGTGCCTTCAAACTTTCGCCACTCCTTATAGCCCAGTAGTTTTTGTAGTTCTCTGGCAGACCAGCATTCTACCCCTTCCACTTCTGTAGCTTCTTTTTCAAAGGCTTCTCTCAGCTCCTGTATCTTGAATTTATTCATATTGCAATTTACAATCTAATCGAACTTCTGTGCAAGTATGGCCAGACAAGTTCGCACTCCACGCTTTAGGTTGCCTAGTCTCAAATTTTCATTTGGGCTATGCTGGTTGTTGTCTGGATTTACATTAGGCACTGTAACTGCTGGTACATCCAGGGTAGCTACAAAGGGTGAAATTGGAATTGAACCACCCGAAATTCTAATTTTAACAGGTTCTTCACCAAAGAGGTTAACATAAGCATTGCTCAGCCAGTTTCCGATTTCTGAGTTAAAATCTGTTCTGAAAGCGGCATATGAAACACTGTATTTAAATGCAACGATCTTCGGATATTTCATGCGCTCTTCTTCTGTTGGCTCGCCAGAAGTAATATAAAAACCTTGCGATTCAATATGTTTTTTTATTAGTGAAATCAGTTTTTCAGGATCGCATTCTGGTACCAATCTCATATCGATTTCTGCGGTAGCCGTTGCCGGTACAATGGTTCTGGCTTCTTTACCCACCCATGCACATTGCAAACCTCTAATGTTTAAAGATGGATATTGGATAGATTCCTGATAATTATTACCCACTTTATCAGTAGCAGCAATGCCAATTTTTTTCTGGATCATGGCTTCATCATCAGGCACAGCTCCTAGAATTTTCTTTGTTTCTTCATCCAGTGTAATGCCATCGTAAAAACCGGGAATGGTTACTCTGCCTTCTTCGTCTTTCATAGAAGCCAGAAGTTTCGATAGCCTTAATGCCGGGTTCGGTGCATAGTTTCCATAGTGTCCGCTATGCTGTGGCACTCTTGGCCCATAGGTAGTAAGCGTAATATCTGAGATACCTCTTGCGCCAAATGTTAAAGTTGGCTTATTAGTAATGTGAGGAGGTCCATCGAAGATTACTAACATATCTGCGGCTAATTTGTCTTTATGCGTAGTAACCGCTGCTGGCAAATTTGGAGAGCCTTGCTCTTCTTCAAAATCT
The window above is part of the Chondrinema litorale genome. Proteins encoded here:
- the dinD gene encoding DNA damage-inducible protein D, yielding MNKFKIQELREAFEKEATEVEGVECWSARELQKLLGYKEWRKFEGTIKKAEEACKNSAESVTAHFVGVDKTSQMPRGGERIIKDYLLSRYACYLVAQNGDPRKEEIAFAQSYFALQTRKHELLEERIKITERITALKELEESKGTLQNAIFQRGIDEQGFREIAEAGDSELFNMSNAELREKMNIPEGREVEDFLPKITLAAKNFSNLITEANINQKDLQSQDEITEEHQQANRSIRNTLNENNIRPEDLPPEEDIRESRKKLKD
- a CDS encoding M20/M25/M40 family metallo-hydrolase, with translation MTNKITQFLFLCFLVASLAPAKAQKLKRNQIESYADAELPKTVENLITFLSIPNDAQYPANIKKNIEWLNTEFSNRGFEVELLPTAGEIPIMLASTSYKKSEKTVLMYFHADGQAIDTTKWFQPHPYKPVLKAQDESDNWEIIDWNSLDSEFNDEWRVFGRSASDAKGPIIMFLSALDAMKAAKFTPDFNLKIIIDFEEEQGSPNLPAAVTTHKDKLAADMLVIFDGPPHITNKPTLTFGARGISDITLTTYGPRVPQHSGHYGNYAPNPALRLSKLLASMKDEEGRVTIPGFYDGITLDEETKKILGAVPDDEAMIQKKIGIAATDKVGNNYQESIQYPSLNIRGLQCAWVGKEARTIVPATATAEIDMRLVPECDPEKLISLIKKHIESQGFYITSGEPTEEERMKYPKIVAFKYSVSYAAFRTDFNSEIGNWLSNAYVNLFGEEPVKIRISGGSIPISPFVATLDVPAVTVPNVNPDNNQHSPNENLRLGNLKRGVRTCLAILAQKFD